The Acidobacteriaceae bacterium nucleotide sequence GGAGGCGGTGTCATGGCAGGCGGGCGCGATAAGCGCAGTGTCTGCGAAGGCCGGGAGGTCCGCGAGCGGGCCGCGGAGTTTGCCGACGAGGGTTCCGGCGCAGACGATCTCGGGCATGGTCGCGGGAGGAAGTTCTGCGGTTTGCAGGATCTCCGGGGACCAGTGGCGCGTTTGCAGGTCGATCATCTGGGTGTGCGTGGCGTTGCTGTACTCCGCAACGGGGCGGCCGCCCCAGCGGTGCAGCAGGTACTCGGGCAGGTTGAGCCAGACGGCGCCGTCGGGTTTGGCGGCGAGGTGGTCGGCGAAGCGCTGGTAGAGCGTGTTGAGCGGCTGGAGCTGGAGGCCGGTGATCTCGCGCAGGCGGTCGGGGCTGATGCGTTGATGAAGCTGATCGGCGGCGGCGGCGTTGCGTTCGTCGCGGTAGCAGAAGGGAGCTTCAAGAGGGTTGCCGGAGACGTCAAGGCGAACGTAGTCGACCGCCCAGCCGTCGACACCGAGGGAACGAATGCCTTCCGGGGCAAGCTCTGCACAGAGGCGGAGGCCGTGGTCGACGCCGCTGAGGATTTGATCCAGCGGCCAGCGCATGGTGCCGTCGGGGGCGAGGACGGGGCCGTTGGCGAAGCGGTGGACGAGCTGCATGTGCGGGAGGCCGTTGGCCCAGCGCAGCAGGCTGACTCGGCAGCTTTCTGCGCCGAGGTCCACTGCGACAGATGCCCGCGTCGCCGCGGGCATCTCTTCGCGTTGTTGGGTCGAACTCACCGCAGGAAGGCCTCGATGAGGCCGCCGTCCACGGGGATGAGATGGCCCGTGGTGCAACGGGAGAGCGGACCAGCGAGGAAGAGGATCGCTTCCGCGTTGTCCTTGGGGTCGATGGGGACGTGGGTGAGGGTGCGCTGCGCGTAGAACTCGGCGAGAGCGTCGCGGAGGTCGTCGTCGCTGGCTGATTCCGCGAAGGGAATGTTGTACTTCGCGAGCGAAGCCTTCACACGGTCACGCGGGAACATGGTGGAGCCCTTGACGACGGTTGCGGGGCTGATGCCGTTGACGCGAACGAGCGGAGCCATCCCCACGGCGAGCTCGCGCACGAGGTGGCTGAGCGCAGCCTTGCTGACGTCGTAGGCCTCGCTGCCGCGCTTGGGCACGACGGCGTTTGCAGAGCTGGTGAGCACCAGCGTTGCGGGCACACCCTGCTTCTTGAGCAGCGTGTTGCATTCTTCCGCGAGGCGGAAGTTGCTGGTGACGTTGATGTCGAGCGTGAGGCCCCACTGGTCGTCGCTGATAACGCCCGAGGGCGACGACGGGAAGATGGCCGCAGTGTTGACGACGATGTCGAGGCCGCCGAAGGCCTTCACCGTTGCGGCGAGGGCTTCGCGGATGGCTTCGCGCTTCGTGATATCGATGGAGGTGAAGGCGACGGCTTCCTTGCCGGCGATGGCCTTGCACTCTTCCGCAACGCGCTCCGCCCCAGCGACGTCGCGGTCGGCGACGACGACGTGTGCGCCGCGTTCTGCAGCCAGCAGAGCTACTTCACGGCCGATGCCACTGCCACCACCGACGATGAGAGCGATCTTGCGGCTGAGCTGCTTCTCGGGTGGCTGGCGACGGATCTTCGCTTCTTCCAGTGCCCAGTACTCGATGCGGAAAGCCTCGCTGGGTGGGAGGGCGACGTAGTTTTCAAAGACGGTGAACTGGTCGGCGCTGGCAGCCGGACCTGCCTGCGGAACGTCTTCACACTTCACGCCGCCGCCGAGCGCGCCTGCACCTTCCATGACACCGATGGCGTTGATGTAGAACTCACCGGTGAGACGGGCTTCGGTCTTGTTCTTGCCGAAGGTGAACATGCCAACGCCGGGAACGAGCACGACGGTGGGGCTGGCGTCACGCTGCGCGGGCGACTCCGGCAGAGCGTGCCTGGTGTAGTACTGCGCGTACTCGGCGCGGTAGGTTTCGAGCGCGGTCTCCACGATGGAGGCAAGCTCTGCCGCATCGCCAGAGGGGTTCCACTTGAGGAACATCGGGCGGATCTTGGTGCGGATGAAGTGGTCGGGGCAGCTGGTGCCAAGGTGCGCGAGCGGCTCGGCATGGTCCGAGTTGACGAAGCGCAGAACCTGCTCGGTGTCAGAGAAGGAGCCGATCCAGCGCTGCTTGCGCGAGACCGCGCCACGCAGAACGGGCATAAGCGCTGCCGCGATTTCGCTGCGGTCGGTGCGGGTCTCCGCCTTCGCACCGCCGAAGGACTTGTGGCCTTCGCGGAGGCTGTGACGCTCAATGAACTGGCCGAGCTGGTCGATGATGGTGATGGTGTTGAGGTAGCACTCGCGCTGCGTGTCGCCCCAGGTGAAGAGGCCGTGGCCGCCGAGGACGACGCCGTCGCAGCCGGGGGTTTCTTCAACGATGCGGCGAAGCATCATGCCCAGCTCAAAGCCGGGGCGCTGCCAGGGGAGCCAGGCGAGCTTATGGCCGAACTCCTTGTTGAACTCTTCCATCTTGGCCTTGCCGTTGGCCGACGCCGCGAGGGCGATGGCCCAGTCGGGGTGAAGATGGTCGACGTGCTCGAACGGAAGGAAGCCGTGCAGCGGCGTGTCGATGGAGGCTGCGGTCGGGTTGTTGTTGAAGGTGACGAGCGGATAGAGCGCGACCATGCCGTCTTCTTCCGCAACGCCCTTGTACTGCTTTTCTAGCTGGAGCAGACGGTCGAGGTAGAGCGTAGCGAAGCCGGCGCGCTTGATGGAGCCGAGGTCGCCGCCGGAGCCCTTGACCCAGAGCACCTTCACAGGCTGCTGCGAGACGGGGTCAATGGTTTCCAGCTTGGAGCTCGTGTTGCCGCCGCCAAAGTTGGTGATGCGGAGATCAGAGCCGAGGAGGTTCGAGCGGTAGCGGAGCAGCTCAGGTGCGTCCAGTTTTGCGGCTACGGCGTCGTCCCAGCGATCTTCCAAAAACTTCAGTTGTCCGGTGTTATTTCCCTGCTGCACGATGGTTCATCCTCTCTATTTCAGGCGTCGTCATGATCTCACGACGAAAACCAATATGGCAATTATTTCTCATTTGAATTTTGCGTCACCCTACGACGCAGGCTAGGCGTAGCTGCCGACTGCGCCACTGTTGGCTGCGGCGCGTTCCTGGCTGATGCGCTCGACATAGCCGCCTTCGTTGAGCGCCTGCAGCGGGTTTTCGTGCAGACCGTGCTGCTTGCGCCACGCCTTGACGAGCGGGCGGACGTCGGTCCAGAAGGCTTCGCGGAAGAGCTCTTCGGCATCGACGAGGCTGCAGGACTGCTGCAGATCGGCGAGCTTTTCCTGGTCAATGAGCGCGGCACGGGCGTAGAGGTCCTGCGCGGCCATCACGCTCTGGATCATCGCCTCGATCTTGCCCTTCATGTTGTGGCTCTGGTCGATCATGTAGGCGACGTCGTTGTCGGCGCCAGGGCCCGCGCTGTGCAACTCGTGG carries:
- a CDS encoding bifunctional rhamnulose-1-phosphate aldolase/short-chain dehydrogenase, which gives rise to MQQGNNTGQLKFLEDRWDDAVAAKLDAPELLRYRSNLLGSDLRITNFGGGNTSSKLETIDPVSQQPVKVLWVKGSGGDLGSIKRAGFATLYLDRLLQLEKQYKGVAEEDGMVALYPLVTFNNNPTAASIDTPLHGFLPFEHVDHLHPDWAIALAASANGKAKMEEFNKEFGHKLAWLPWQRPGFELGMMLRRIVEETPGCDGVVLGGHGLFTWGDTQRECYLNTITIIDQLGQFIERHSLREGHKSFGGAKAETRTDRSEIAAALMPVLRGAVSRKQRWIGSFSDTEQVLRFVNSDHAEPLAHLGTSCPDHFIRTKIRPMFLKWNPSGDAAELASIVETALETYRAEYAQYYTRHALPESPAQRDASPTVVLVPGVGMFTFGKNKTEARLTGEFYINAIGVMEGAGALGGGVKCEDVPQAGPAASADQFTVFENYVALPPSEAFRIEYWALEEAKIRRQPPEKQLSRKIALIVGGGSGIGREVALLAAERGAHVVVADRDVAGAERVAEECKAIAGKEAVAFTSIDITKREAIREALAATVKAFGGLDIVVNTAAIFPSSPSGVISDDQWGLTLDINVTSNFRLAEECNTLLKKQGVPATLVLTSSANAVVPKRGSEAYDVSKAALSHLVRELAVGMAPLVRVNGISPATVVKGSTMFPRDRVKASLAKYNIPFAESASDDDLRDALAEFYAQRTLTHVPIDPKDNAEAILFLAGPLSRCTTGHLIPVDGGLIEAFLR
- a CDS encoding FGGY family carbohydrate kinase encodes the protein MSSTQQREEMPAATRASVAVDLGAESCRVSLLRWANGLPHMQLVHRFANGPVLAPDGTMRWPLDQILSGVDHGLRLCAELAPEGIRSLGVDGWAVDYVRLDVSGNPLEAPFCYRDERNAAAADQLHQRISPDRLREITGLQLQPLNTLYQRFADHLAAKPDGAVWLNLPEYLLHRWGGRPVAEYSNATHTQMIDLQTRHWSPEILQTAELPPATMPEIVCAGTLVGKLRGPLADLPAFADTALIAPACHDTASAVAGIPAAGEDWAYISLGTWSLVGTPVLQPCNGEEARAEQFTNLGLDRDRTLLQKNVNGMWLLKQCMLHWEEQGSPWEIAALCAAAELAPTPDTLLDVDDPELLKMGDMPARINTQRQTRDLTPLDESSAAAPAMASLIFHSLAARYATLLQQLERLSGKQFTRIYAVGGASRNAFLRRLTEEASGKPVLLGSPESSTVGNFALQLAALDASTAPSHERAHRYAAMLCDSSPVA